The proteins below come from a single Eucalyptus grandis isolate ANBG69807.140 chromosome 3, ASM1654582v1, whole genome shotgun sequence genomic window:
- the LOC104436618 gene encoding probable ADP-ribosylation factor GTPase-activating protein AGD14 isoform X2 has translation MANRIKEDEKNERIIRGLLKLPENKRCINCNSLGPQYVCTSFCTFVCTTCSGIHREFTHRVKSISMAKFTSQEVSALQGGGNQRAKEIYLKEWDPQRNSLPDCSNVDRLRDFIKHVYVDKRYSGDRSFDRPPRVKSDREDSYHGGSRSPPYEETYDRRYSDRSSSGGRSPAYDQESRQHSDFKRSPSRPDVINDWRREDRFGNGKKLDDRRTSDGESKIGGSPERPKDLETSSPPVVRPVREILGDNVLPLRIVEPPKANGTRATDGLVQTQRTVSSSSLGSTNGNVAEVKPEKAVSLIDFDADPEPPTTATTQPHPPTMSQAISTPMTSTSQDNWASFDVAPATIVSQPPNASPLDSVISQLTTPAPAPGQQSGGPGFGGAFVAPGNSMAAPVVNTPALPLTAGASTVVPAGGLSTFPQGGSSVSAPGLVSTSAVSGGPAFSTPPQQPTLFPAAGMQTTQPSSMHIHGTSGNQSWNASPPANVQGPFSMVSSQAHHASKPPEQVTSAVVLQNVSADVKSSSRKELPMDLFTATYPSYPAPVMGWQNRPHFAMGYMQYNPVMTMQPLPQQTMQPLPQQSKSVNPFDTSEPSQVQTPMFPSMASLQGALPNVPPSSSLMHASGLGTPTPSWIPPQGTYASAASLQPQAHASALPPSAYMGQQMHGNMPPSRYQGVGGFGMEGASYGPLNTNQFGTAGFPAPHTPNSSAPVGGNPFG, from the exons ATGGCCAACCGGATCAAGGAAGATGAGAAAAACGAGCGAATTATACGGGGTCTTCTCAAGCTCCCCGAGAATAAAAGATGTATCAATTGCAACAGCCTG GGACCACAGTATGTTTGCACCAGTTTCTGTACATTCGTGTGCACAACATGTAGTGGAATACA CCGGGAGTTCACACATCGTGTGAAGTCTATATCGATGGCTAAATTCACATCACAAGAAGTTAGTGCCCTCCAAGGAGGTGGAAATCAG CGTGCAAAGGAAATCTATCTCAAGGAATGGGATCCACAGCGTAATTCTCTGCCTGATTGCAG TAATGTCGACAGGCTGCGAGATTTTATTAAGCATGTCTATGTGGACAAAAGATATTCAGGTGATAGGAGTTTTGATAGACCTCCAAGGGTGAAG AGTGACAGAGAAGACTCATACCATGGAGGTTCTCGAAGTCCTCCATACGAGGAGACATATGATCGGCGATACAGTGATAGGTCAAGCTCCGGTGGAAGAAGTCCAGCATACGATCAAGAAAGCAGACAGCATAGTGATTTCAAGAGAAGTCCTTCTCGTCCAGATGTAATCAATGATTGGCGTCGAGAAGACAGATTTGGAAATGGAAAGAAGTTGGACGATCGCCGAACTTCTGACGGAGAATCAAAGATAGGAGGATCACCTGAACGACCAAAAGATCTAGAGACATCTAGTCCACCTGTGGTGCGACCAGTTAGGGAAATACTGGGAGATAATGTTTTGCCTCTTAGGATAGTAGAACCTCCAAAAGCCAATGGTACTAGGGCAACTGATGGCTTGGTGCAGACACAG AGGACTGTATCTTCCAGTAGCTTGGGTTCAACAAACGGGAATGTTGCAGAAGTTAAACCTGAGAAAGCAGTTAgcttaattgattttgatgcTGATCCTGAACCTCCTACTACAGCCACCACACAGCCACATCCACCTACCATGAGTCAAGCCATTTCTACACCGATGACTTCTACCAGTCAGGATAATTGGGCCTCTTTTGATGTCGCACCTGCCACAATAGTATCCCAGCCTCCAAACGCAAGTCCCCTGGATTCTGTCATATCTCAGTTGACTACTCCAGCTCCTGCACCTGGTCAACAGTCAGGAGGCCCTGGGTTTGGGGGGGCATTTGTTGCACC TGGTAATTCAATGGCTGCACCTGTAGTTAACACTCCTGCGTTGCCCTTGACTGCCGGTGCTTCCACAGTTGTGCCAGCAGGTGGTTTGTCAACATTCCCTCAAGGAGGTTCTTCAGTGAGTGCCCCGGGATTGGTATCAACTTCTGCTGTAAGTGGTGGCCCTGCTTTCAGTACTCCACCTCAGCAACCTACCCTGTTCCCAGCAGCTGGTATGCAGACCACTCAACCATCCTCAATGCACATTCATGGAACATCTGGCAATCAG TCCTGGAATGCATCACCTCCTGCAAATGTACAAGGACCTTTTAGCATGGTTTCATCTCAAGCACATCATGCATCAAAACCTCCTGAACAGGTCACTTCTGCTGTGGTTTTGCAAAATGTCTCTGCTGATGTAAAATCAAGTTCAAGAAAAGAGTTGCCTATG GATCTTTTCACTGCAACTTATCCATCCTATCCAGCACCAGTTATGGGGTGGCAAAATCGTCCTCATTTTGCCATGGGATATATGCAATATAACCCTGTCATG ACAATGCAACCTTTGCCACAGCAAACAATGCAACCTTTGCCACAGCAATCAAAATCAGTGAACCCATTTGATACAAGTGAACCTTCTCAAGTTCAGACTCCAATG TTTCCCTCCATGGCATCATTGCAGGGTGCTTTACCAAATGTCCCACCCTCTTCCAGTCTCATGCATGCTTCCGGTCTTGGTACTCCCACGCCATCATGGATACCCCCTCAAGGCACTTATGCATCAGCAGCATCTCTGCAGCCACAAGCTCACGCATCAGCATTGCCTCCAA GTGCCTACATGGGACAGCAAATGCATGGTAACATGCCTCCTTCCAG GTATCAAGGAGTAGGGGGATTTGGCATGGAGGGAGCTTCGTATGGCCCCTTGAATACGAATCAGTTTGGAACTGCCGGTTTTCCAGCCCCTCATACACCAAATTCTTCGGCACCAGTCGGAGGAAACCCTTTTGGCTAG
- the LOC104436618 gene encoding probable ADP-ribosylation factor GTPase-activating protein AGD14 isoform X1, translated as MANRIKEDEKNERIIRGLLKLPENKRCINCNSLGPQYVCTSFCTFVCTTCSGIHREFTHRVKSISMAKFTSQEVSALQGGGNQRAKEIYLKEWDPQRNSLPDCSNVDRLRDFIKHVYVDKRYSGDRSFDRPPRVKSDREDSYHGGSRSPPYEETYDRRYSDRSSSGGRSPAYDQESRQHSDFKRSPSRPDVINDWRREDRFGNGKKLDDRRTSDGESKIGGSPERPKDLETSSPPVVRPVREILGDNVLPLRIVEPPKANGTRATDGLVQTQRTVSSSSLGSTNGNVAEVKPEKAVSLIDFDADPEPPTTATTQPHPPTMSQAISTPMTSTSQDNWASFDVAPATIVSQPPNASPLDSVISQLTTPAPAPGQQSGGPGFGGAFVAPGGSSAVLPLVGNSMAAPVVNTPALPLTAGASTVVPAGGLSTFPQGGSSVSAPGLVSTSAVSGGPAFSTPPQQPTLFPAAGMQTTQPSSMHIHGTSGNQSWNASPPANVQGPFSMVSSQAHHASKPPEQVTSAVVLQNVSADVKSSSRKELPMDLFTATYPSYPAPVMGWQNRPHFAMGYMQYNPVMTMQPLPQQTMQPLPQQSKSVNPFDTSEPSQVQTPMFPSMASLQGALPNVPPSSSLMHASGLGTPTPSWIPPQGTYASAASLQPQAHASALPPSAYMGQQMHGNMPPSRYQGVGGFGMEGASYGPLNTNQFGTAGFPAPHTPNSSAPVGGNPFG; from the exons ATGGCCAACCGGATCAAGGAAGATGAGAAAAACGAGCGAATTATACGGGGTCTTCTCAAGCTCCCCGAGAATAAAAGATGTATCAATTGCAACAGCCTG GGACCACAGTATGTTTGCACCAGTTTCTGTACATTCGTGTGCACAACATGTAGTGGAATACA CCGGGAGTTCACACATCGTGTGAAGTCTATATCGATGGCTAAATTCACATCACAAGAAGTTAGTGCCCTCCAAGGAGGTGGAAATCAG CGTGCAAAGGAAATCTATCTCAAGGAATGGGATCCACAGCGTAATTCTCTGCCTGATTGCAG TAATGTCGACAGGCTGCGAGATTTTATTAAGCATGTCTATGTGGACAAAAGATATTCAGGTGATAGGAGTTTTGATAGACCTCCAAGGGTGAAG AGTGACAGAGAAGACTCATACCATGGAGGTTCTCGAAGTCCTCCATACGAGGAGACATATGATCGGCGATACAGTGATAGGTCAAGCTCCGGTGGAAGAAGTCCAGCATACGATCAAGAAAGCAGACAGCATAGTGATTTCAAGAGAAGTCCTTCTCGTCCAGATGTAATCAATGATTGGCGTCGAGAAGACAGATTTGGAAATGGAAAGAAGTTGGACGATCGCCGAACTTCTGACGGAGAATCAAAGATAGGAGGATCACCTGAACGACCAAAAGATCTAGAGACATCTAGTCCACCTGTGGTGCGACCAGTTAGGGAAATACTGGGAGATAATGTTTTGCCTCTTAGGATAGTAGAACCTCCAAAAGCCAATGGTACTAGGGCAACTGATGGCTTGGTGCAGACACAG AGGACTGTATCTTCCAGTAGCTTGGGTTCAACAAACGGGAATGTTGCAGAAGTTAAACCTGAGAAAGCAGTTAgcttaattgattttgatgcTGATCCTGAACCTCCTACTACAGCCACCACACAGCCACATCCACCTACCATGAGTCAAGCCATTTCTACACCGATGACTTCTACCAGTCAGGATAATTGGGCCTCTTTTGATGTCGCACCTGCCACAATAGTATCCCAGCCTCCAAACGCAAGTCCCCTGGATTCTGTCATATCTCAGTTGACTACTCCAGCTCCTGCACCTGGTCAACAGTCAGGAGGCCCTGGGTTTGGGGGGGCATTTGTTGCACCTGGAGGCAGCTCAGCAGTGTTACCACTGGTTGGTAATTCAATGGCTGCACCTGTAGTTAACACTCCTGCGTTGCCCTTGACTGCCGGTGCTTCCACAGTTGTGCCAGCAGGTGGTTTGTCAACATTCCCTCAAGGAGGTTCTTCAGTGAGTGCCCCGGGATTGGTATCAACTTCTGCTGTAAGTGGTGGCCCTGCTTTCAGTACTCCACCTCAGCAACCTACCCTGTTCCCAGCAGCTGGTATGCAGACCACTCAACCATCCTCAATGCACATTCATGGAACATCTGGCAATCAG TCCTGGAATGCATCACCTCCTGCAAATGTACAAGGACCTTTTAGCATGGTTTCATCTCAAGCACATCATGCATCAAAACCTCCTGAACAGGTCACTTCTGCTGTGGTTTTGCAAAATGTCTCTGCTGATGTAAAATCAAGTTCAAGAAAAGAGTTGCCTATG GATCTTTTCACTGCAACTTATCCATCCTATCCAGCACCAGTTATGGGGTGGCAAAATCGTCCTCATTTTGCCATGGGATATATGCAATATAACCCTGTCATG ACAATGCAACCTTTGCCACAGCAAACAATGCAACCTTTGCCACAGCAATCAAAATCAGTGAACCCATTTGATACAAGTGAACCTTCTCAAGTTCAGACTCCAATG TTTCCCTCCATGGCATCATTGCAGGGTGCTTTACCAAATGTCCCACCCTCTTCCAGTCTCATGCATGCTTCCGGTCTTGGTACTCCCACGCCATCATGGATACCCCCTCAAGGCACTTATGCATCAGCAGCATCTCTGCAGCCACAAGCTCACGCATCAGCATTGCCTCCAA GTGCCTACATGGGACAGCAAATGCATGGTAACATGCCTCCTTCCAG GTATCAAGGAGTAGGGGGATTTGGCATGGAGGGAGCTTCGTATGGCCCCTTGAATACGAATCAGTTTGGAACTGCCGGTTTTCCAGCCCCTCATACACCAAATTCTTCGGCACCAGTCGGAGGAAACCCTTTTGGCTAG
- the LOC104436616 gene encoding probable serine incorporator isoform X1 — protein sequence MDVRRFSEGDMDSSASRSSGNERENAILNSKAESCCGQFRNGSNPWMARYLYALMFLVCNLLAWVSRDYGYGALKEMERLEGCHGAQDCLGTEGVLRVSLGCFTFYLLMFLSTVCTSKLQEPRNAWHSGWWSVKTVLLITLIIVPFLVPSAFIRIYGEVAHFGAGVFLLVQLVSIISFIMWLDDCCRSDKYAEKCYIQKILLAATAYVVCIGGIILMYIWYAPDTSCLLNIFFITWTLVLLQLMTSVSLHPKVNAGFLIPGLMGLYVVFICWCAIRSEPAGESCNRKAEASHSTDWLTIISFIVAMLAIVIATFSTGIDSQCFQFVKTQERAASDVPYGYGFFHFVFATGAMYFGMLFIGWNSHYPMKKWTIDVGWTSTWVKIVNEWVAVCVFIWMLVAPVVWKCRQAGGAT from the exons ATGGATGTTCGTCGCTTTAGTGAAGGAGATATGGATAGCAGCGCAAGTAGAAGCAGTGGCAACGAGAGGGAGAATGCCATCTTGAATTCCAAGGCTGAGTCTTGTTGTGGCCAGTTCCGAAATGGCTCTAACCCTTGGATGGCCAGATATTTGTATGCTTTGATGTTTCTAGTTTGTAATCTACTGGCTTGGGTTTCTCGGGATTATGGCTATGGTGCCCTCAAAGAAATGGAGA GATTAGAAGGATGCCACGGTGCACAAGATTGTTTGGGCACAGAAGGAGTCTTGCGGGTCAGCTTGGGATGCTTC ACCTTCTACTTACTAATGTTTCTATCAACTGTCTGCACGTCAAAGTTGCAAGAGCCTAGAAATGCATGGCATTCCGGGTGGTGGTCAGTCAAGACTGTCCTCTTGATTACCTTGATTATTGTCCCCTTTCTGGTTCCTTCAGCCTTTATCCGGATCTATG GAGAAGTCGCACATTTTGGTGCCGG GGTTTTTCTTCTCGTTCAGCTTGTAAGTATAATCAGTTTCATCATGTGGCTGGACGATTGCTGTCGCTCTGATAAATATGCGGAGAAGTG CTACATCCAGAAGATATTACTTGCAGCTACTGCATATGTTGTTTGCATTGGGGGGATCATCTTAATGTACATCTGGTATGCACCGGACACATCCTGTCTACttaacattttcttcatcacTTGGACTCTTGTGCTACTGCAACTCATGACCAGCGTCTCTCTGCACCCTAAA GTCAATGCCGGCTTCTTGATTCCTGGTCTCATGGGACTCTATGTTGTGTTTATCTGCTGGTGTGCCATTCGGAG TGAACCGGCGGGAGAAAGTTGCAACAGGAAAGCTGAAGCTTCCCACAGTACTGACTGGCTCACAATCATA AGCTTCATTGTAGCGATGCTTGCCATTGTCATTGCTACCTTTTCAACTGGAATCGACTCCCAATGCTTTCAG TTCGTGAAGACTCAAGAGAGAGCTGCCAGTGACGTCCCATATGGCTACGGCTTCTTCCATTTTGTTTTCGCCACAGGAGCGATGTACTTTGGAATGCTGTTTATTGGCTGGAACAGTCACTACCCAATGAAGAA GTGGACCATTGACGTGGGATGGACGAGCACTTGGGTCAAAATCGTCAACGAGTGGGTCGCAGTCTGCGTTTTCA TATGGATGCTCGTAGCACCAGTTGTGTGGAAGTGCAGGCAAGCTGGCGGAGCCACATGA
- the LOC104436616 gene encoding probable serine incorporator isoform X2: MFLSTVCTSKLQEPRNAWHSGWWSVKTVLLITLIIVPFLVPSAFIRIYGEVAHFGAGVFLLVQLVSIISFIMWLDDCCRSDKYAEKCYIQKILLAATAYVVCIGGIILMYIWYAPDTSCLLNIFFITWTLVLLQLMTSVSLHPKVNAGFLIPGLMGLYVVFICWCAIRSEPAGESCNRKAEASHSTDWLTIISFIVAMLAIVIATFSTGIDSQCFQFVKTQERAASDVPYGYGFFHFVFATGAMYFGMLFIGWNSHYPMKKWTIDVGWTSTWVKIVNEWVAVCVFIWMLVAPVVWKCRQAGGAT; this comes from the exons ATGTTTCTATCAACTGTCTGCACGTCAAAGTTGCAAGAGCCTAGAAATGCATGGCATTCCGGGTGGTGGTCAGTCAAGACTGTCCTCTTGATTACCTTGATTATTGTCCCCTTTCTGGTTCCTTCAGCCTTTATCCGGATCTATG GAGAAGTCGCACATTTTGGTGCCGG GGTTTTTCTTCTCGTTCAGCTTGTAAGTATAATCAGTTTCATCATGTGGCTGGACGATTGCTGTCGCTCTGATAAATATGCGGAGAAGTG CTACATCCAGAAGATATTACTTGCAGCTACTGCATATGTTGTTTGCATTGGGGGGATCATCTTAATGTACATCTGGTATGCACCGGACACATCCTGTCTACttaacattttcttcatcacTTGGACTCTTGTGCTACTGCAACTCATGACCAGCGTCTCTCTGCACCCTAAA GTCAATGCCGGCTTCTTGATTCCTGGTCTCATGGGACTCTATGTTGTGTTTATCTGCTGGTGTGCCATTCGGAG TGAACCGGCGGGAGAAAGTTGCAACAGGAAAGCTGAAGCTTCCCACAGTACTGACTGGCTCACAATCATA AGCTTCATTGTAGCGATGCTTGCCATTGTCATTGCTACCTTTTCAACTGGAATCGACTCCCAATGCTTTCAG TTCGTGAAGACTCAAGAGAGAGCTGCCAGTGACGTCCCATATGGCTACGGCTTCTTCCATTTTGTTTTCGCCACAGGAGCGATGTACTTTGGAATGCTGTTTATTGGCTGGAACAGTCACTACCCAATGAAGAA GTGGACCATTGACGTGGGATGGACGAGCACTTGGGTCAAAATCGTCAACGAGTGGGTCGCAGTCTGCGTTTTCA TATGGATGCTCGTAGCACCAGTTGTGTGGAAGTGCAGGCAAGCTGGCGGAGCCACATGA
- the LOC104436619 gene encoding protein SODIUM POTASSIUM ROOT DEFECTIVE 2, producing the protein MGKMASFGKILECFSLSSPAGSCSCFCMNSMDDQAEGLGQDIESKPLIPSDNKQVMRLKDLIGGTHQTLAFQLKPKMVTLRVAMHCQGCARRVEKHILKMDGVTSYKIDLESKMVVVIGDIIPFEVLESVSKVKYAELWSA; encoded by the exons ATGGGGAAGATGGCGAGCTTTGGCAAGATCTTGGAGTGTTTTAGCCTCTCATCACCGGCTGGCTCGTGCTCCTGTTTCTGCATGAACTCCATGGATGATCAAGCGGAAGGCCTCGGTCAGGACATCGAGAGCAAGCCACTGATCCCAAGCGACAACAAGCAGGTGATGAGGCTCAAGGACTTGATCGGTGGGACTCATCAGACCCTGGCGTTTCAGCTGAAGCCCAAG ATGGTGACTTTGAGAGTGGCCATGCATTGCCAAGGGTGTGCAAGAAGAGTGGAGAAGCATATCTTAAAGATGGATG GAGTGACCTCTTACAAAATAGACCTGGAGAgcaagatggtggtggtgattgGAGATATAATTCCTTTCGAAGTTCTTGAGAGCGTCTCCAAGGTCAAGTATGCAGAGCTATGGAGTGCCTGA